A single region of the Streptomyces sp. NBC_00425 genome encodes:
- a CDS encoding amino acid ABC transporter permease, which yields MTDKLDKSSAGAPPEDTPPVAKDAAFSGPPEAIKAIPVRHYGRWVSAVIVIALLALLVNAFAHGDIQWDTVGDQLFDSTVIAGAGRTLLISILSMVLGVVLGVVLAVMRLSKNPVTSTVAWLYIWFFRGTPVYVQLLMWFNLALIFPMLNLGPIYKDEMTDVMTPFMCALLGLGLNEAAYMAEICRAGLLAVDEGQTEAAHALGMSHGKTLRRIVIPQAMRVIVPPTGNEFINMLKTSSLVYVVTYNELLRSTSVIGSSSFAVMELLFVASIWYLVMTSVFSVFQYYLERYYARGSSRSLPPTVFQKIRANLFTIGRERGAA from the coding sequence ATGACTGACAAGCTCGACAAGTCCTCCGCGGGCGCACCACCCGAGGACACCCCGCCGGTCGCCAAGGACGCGGCGTTCTCCGGGCCGCCGGAGGCCATCAAGGCGATCCCGGTGCGCCACTACGGCCGCTGGGTCAGCGCCGTGATCGTCATCGCGCTGCTCGCGCTGCTGGTCAACGCCTTCGCCCACGGCGACATCCAGTGGGACACGGTCGGCGACCAGCTGTTCGACTCGACCGTGATCGCGGGTGCCGGGCGCACCCTGCTGATCAGCATCCTGTCCATGGTGCTGGGCGTCGTCCTGGGCGTCGTACTGGCCGTGATGCGGCTGTCGAAGAACCCGGTGACCAGCACGGTCGCCTGGCTGTACATCTGGTTCTTCCGGGGCACCCCGGTGTACGTGCAGCTGCTGATGTGGTTCAACCTGGCGCTGATCTTCCCGATGCTGAACCTCGGTCCGATCTACAAGGACGAGATGACGGACGTCATGACGCCGTTCATGTGCGCCCTGCTCGGCCTGGGTCTGAACGAGGCCGCGTACATGGCCGAGATCTGCCGGGCCGGCCTGCTGGCCGTCGACGAGGGTCAGACCGAGGCGGCCCACGCGCTCGGCATGAGCCACGGCAAGACGCTGCGCCGGATCGTCATCCCGCAGGCGATGCGGGTGATCGTGCCGCCGACCGGCAACGAGTTCATCAACATGCTGAAGACCTCGTCGCTGGTGTACGTGGTGACGTACAACGAGCTGCTGCGCTCGACGTCGGTGATCGGCTCCTCGTCGTTCGCCGTGATGGAGCTGCTGTTCGTCGCCTCCATCTGGTACCTGGTCATGACCAGCGTCTTCAGCGTCTTCCAGTACTACCTGGAGCGCTACTACGCCCGCGGTTCGAGCCGTAGCCTGCCGCCCACGGTCTTCCAGAAGATCCGGGCCAACCTGTTCACGATCGGCCGCGAAAGGGGTGCGGCATGA
- a CDS encoding amino acid ABC transporter ATP-binding protein: protein MTAMVKSEGVHKSFGAVEVLKGIDLEVKNGEVFCLIGPSGSGKSTFLRCINHLEKINAGRLYVDGDLVGYRQKGDKLYELKDSEVALKRRDIGMVFQRFNLFPHMTAAENVIEAPVQVKGLSKAQAKARARELLDRVGLADKAGSYPAQLSGGQQQRVAIARALAMDPKLMLFDEPTSALDPELVGDVLDVMRDLAESGMTMVVVTHEMGFAREVGDSLVFMDGGVVVESGNPRDVLTNPQHERTQAFLSKVL, encoded by the coding sequence ATGACCGCGATGGTGAAGTCCGAGGGCGTCCACAAGTCCTTCGGCGCGGTCGAGGTCCTCAAGGGCATCGACCTGGAGGTCAAGAACGGCGAGGTGTTCTGCCTCATCGGCCCGTCCGGCTCCGGCAAGTCGACGTTCCTGAGGTGCATCAACCACCTCGAGAAGATCAACGCCGGCCGGCTGTACGTCGACGGGGACCTGGTGGGCTACCGCCAGAAGGGCGACAAGCTGTACGAGCTCAAGGACAGCGAGGTCGCGCTGAAGCGCCGTGACATCGGCATGGTGTTCCAGCGGTTCAACCTGTTCCCGCACATGACGGCGGCGGAGAACGTGATCGAGGCCCCGGTCCAGGTCAAGGGCCTCAGCAAGGCTCAGGCCAAGGCGCGGGCGAGGGAACTCCTGGACCGGGTCGGCCTCGCCGACAAGGCCGGGAGCTACCCCGCGCAGCTCTCCGGCGGTCAGCAGCAGCGCGTGGCCATCGCCCGGGCGCTGGCGATGGACCCGAAGCTGATGCTGTTCGACGAGCCGACCTCGGCGCTCGACCCGGAGCTGGTCGGCGATGTCCTCGACGTCATGCGCGACCTCGCCGAGTCCGGCATGACGATGGTCGTCGTCACGCACGAGATGGGCTTCGCCCGCGAGGTCGGCGACAGCCTGGTCTTCATGGACGGCGGTGTGGTCGTCGAGTCGGGCAACCCGCGCGACGTCCTGACCAACCCGCAGCACGAGCGGACGCAGGCGTTCCTGTCCAAGGTGCTGTAG
- a CDS encoding sigma-70 family RNA polymerase sigma factor — MTRGAETALHAFVEGRRTALFRSAFLLCGNRDEADDLVQTTLVKVVLGARRHGRLDNLEAYARKTLVNTFIAGRRRFWRRERAYGELPDVAAQPTDRDAGLMVRAALAALPPKQRAVLVLRYWEDLGVAATAELLGMRESTVKSHTARGLAALRAAVREEFV; from the coding sequence ATGACGCGGGGCGCGGAAACGGCTCTGCACGCCTTCGTCGAGGGAAGACGGACGGCGTTGTTCCGCAGCGCATTCCTGCTGTGCGGCAACCGCGACGAGGCCGACGACCTCGTCCAGACGACGCTCGTCAAGGTCGTCCTCGGGGCACGCCGGCACGGGCGGCTGGACAACCTGGAGGCCTACGCCCGCAAGACGCTGGTCAACACCTTCATCGCGGGGCGGCGCCGGTTCTGGCGGCGCGAGCGCGCCTACGGGGAGCTGCCCGACGTCGCGGCACAGCCGACGGACCGGGACGCCGGCCTGATGGTCCGCGCCGCGCTCGCCGCACTGCCGCCGAAGCAGCGGGCGGTGCTGGTGCTGCGCTACTGGGAGGACCTAGGCGTCGCCGCGACCGCCGAGCTGCTGGGGATGCGGGAGAGCACGGTCAAGAGCCACACGGCGAGGGGACTCGCGGCGCTGCGGGCCGCGGTACGGGAGGAGTTCGTATGA
- a CDS encoding CGNR zinc finger domain-containing protein, giving the protein MELAHYSDYAVRLVNSEDPARGKDALTSVEAVRALFGASRSAARRATDADVTRFRSVRGRLRAVFEAADDGDETLAVDLLNSLLLEFPVSPQISGHDVRDDDGRPLWHMHLADHPSNATAGYAAIAAMGLAFHLTEHGVDRLGLCEASPCRNAYLDTSTNRSRRYCSDRCATRANVAAYRARKRLETEPKPPTGLAADSAQRSIASGER; this is encoded by the coding sequence GTGGAACTTGCCCATTACTCGGATTACGCCGTGCGTCTCGTCAACAGCGAGGACCCGGCCCGGGGCAAGGACGCGCTGACCTCGGTCGAGGCCGTCCGCGCGCTCTTCGGCGCCAGCCGGTCGGCCGCCCGCCGCGCCACCGACGCGGACGTCACCCGGTTCCGCTCGGTCCGCGGCCGGCTGCGCGCGGTCTTCGAGGCGGCCGACGACGGCGACGAGACCCTCGCGGTGGACCTGCTGAACTCCCTGCTGCTGGAGTTCCCGGTGAGCCCGCAGATCTCCGGTCACGACGTCCGCGACGACGACGGCCGTCCGCTGTGGCACATGCACCTGGCCGACCACCCCTCGAACGCGACGGCGGGGTACGCGGCGATCGCGGCCATGGGCCTGGCCTTCCACCTGACCGAGCACGGCGTGGACCGGCTCGGCCTGTGCGAGGCGAGCCCGTGTCGCAACGCCTACCTCGACACGTCGACCAACCGCTCCCGGCGCTACTGCTCCGACCGCTGCGCCACCCGCGCCAACGTGGCCGCCTACCGCGCCCGCAAGCGCCTGGAGACGGAACCGAAGCCCCCCACGGGCCTCGCGGCCGACAGCGCCCAGCGCAGCATCGCCAGCGGCGAGCGCTGA
- the sodX gene encoding nickel-type superoxide dismutase maturation protease produces the protein MPEPSQETERGRTAPLFGLAEVTGPSMVPTLHHGDQLVVQYGARVRPGDVVVLRHPFQQDLLVVKRAAERREGGWWVLGDNAFAGGDSTDYGTVPDELVLGRVRLRYRPRPRNQRSPLAMLRWALSAARPVGGFGSVSRRLRAR, from the coding sequence ATGCCGGAACCGTCGCAGGAGACCGAGCGGGGGAGGACGGCCCCGCTCTTCGGGCTGGCCGAGGTGACCGGTCCGTCCATGGTGCCCACGCTCCACCACGGGGATCAGCTGGTGGTGCAGTACGGCGCCCGCGTACGGCCCGGTGACGTGGTGGTGCTTCGGCATCCCTTCCAGCAGGACCTGCTGGTCGTCAAACGGGCCGCGGAGCGCCGCGAGGGCGGTTGGTGGGTGCTCGGCGACAACGCCTTCGCGGGCGGCGACAGCACGGACTACGGCACGGTGCCCGACGAGCTGGTCCTGGGCAGGGTACGGCTGCGCTACCGCCCCCGGCCGCGCAATCAGCGCTCGCCGCTGGCGATGCTGCGCTGGGCGCTGTCGGCCGCGAGGCCCGTGGGGGGCTTCGGTTCCGTCTCCAGGCGCTTGCGGGCGCGGTAG
- the sodN gene encoding superoxide dismutase, Ni yields MLSRLFAPKVKVSAHCDLPCGVYDPAQARIEAESVKAVQEKMAANDDPHFQARATVIKEQRAELAKHHVSVLWSDYFKPPHFEKYPELHQLVNDTLKALSAAKASTDPKTGEKALELIAQIDKIFWETKKA; encoded by the coding sequence ATGCTTTCCCGCCTGTTTGCCCCCAAGGTCAAGGTCAGCGCGCACTGCGACCTGCCCTGCGGCGTGTACGACCCGGCCCAGGCCCGCATCGAGGCGGAGTCGGTGAAGGCCGTGCAGGAGAAGATGGCCGCCAACGACGACCCGCACTTCCAGGCGCGCGCCACCGTCATCAAGGAGCAGCGCGCAGAGCTCGCGAAGCACCACGTCTCCGTGTTGTGGAGCGACTACTTCAAGCCCCCGCACTTCGAGAAGTACCCGGAGCTGCACCAGCTGGTCAACGACACCCTGAAGGCCCTGTCGGCCGCCAAGGCCTCGACGGACCCGAAGACCGGTGAGAAGGCCCTGGAGCTCATCGCCCAGATCGACAAGATCTTCTGGGAGACGAAGAAGGCCTGA
- the ppk2 gene encoding polyphosphate kinase 2 — translation MAIPPPQSELADLRVDYSDHDEPVLIRPDGTPVDTWRENYPYAQRMERREYDWHKRLQQIELLKLQSWIKDTGRRLVIVFEGRDAAGKGGTIKRFTEHLNPRGARVVALEKPTERERGQWYFQRYVEQLPTAGEIVLFDRSWYNRAGVERVMGFCTDDEYRRFARQAPMFERMLVDDGVDLVKFWFSVSQSEQRTRFTIRRIDPVRQWKLSPMDLASLDRWEDYTAAKVAMFHDTDTAWAPWTVVKSNDKKRARVEAMRSVLARFAYADKDEEVVGTPDPRVVGAAAGLLEAGEADTTDRSRPRWREA, via the coding sequence ATGGCGATACCGCCCCCGCAGTCCGAGCTGGCCGACCTGCGCGTCGACTACAGCGACCACGACGAGCCCGTTCTCATCCGGCCCGACGGGACCCCGGTCGACACCTGGCGGGAGAACTACCCCTACGCGCAGCGCATGGAACGCAGGGAGTACGACTGGCACAAGCGGCTCCAGCAGATCGAGCTCCTGAAGCTGCAGAGCTGGATCAAGGACACGGGACGCCGACTCGTCATCGTCTTCGAAGGCCGCGACGCGGCCGGCAAGGGCGGCACCATCAAGAGGTTCACCGAGCACCTCAACCCGCGGGGCGCCCGGGTGGTGGCCCTGGAGAAGCCGACCGAGCGGGAGCGGGGGCAGTGGTATTTCCAGCGGTACGTCGAGCAGTTGCCGACCGCGGGTGAGATCGTGCTCTTCGACCGGTCCTGGTACAACCGGGCCGGGGTCGAGCGGGTCATGGGCTTCTGCACCGACGACGAGTACCGGCGCTTCGCCCGCCAGGCGCCGATGTTCGAGCGGATGCTCGTGGACGACGGCGTCGACCTGGTGAAGTTCTGGTTCTCGGTGTCGCAGAGCGAGCAGCGCACCCGCTTCACGATCCGCCGGATCGACCCCGTGCGGCAGTGGAAGCTGAGCCCGATGGACCTCGCCTCGCTGGACCGCTGGGAGGACTACACCGCGGCCAAGGTCGCCATGTTCCACGACACGGACACGGCGTGGGCGCCCTGGACCGTCGTCAAGAGCAACGACAAGAAGCGGGCCCGTGTGGAGGCCATGCGCAGCGTGCTCGCCCGGTTCGCCTACGCCGACAAGGACGAGGAGGTCGTCGGCACCCCGGATCCGCGCGTCGTGGGCGCCGCGGCGGGGCTGCTGGAGGCCGGCGAGGCAGACACGACGGACCGGTCCCGGCCGCGCTGGCGCGAGGCGTGA
- a CDS encoding helix-turn-helix transcriptional regulator — MKREDLVRLRQARDRMDREYAEPLDVAALARTALMSCGHFQRSFREAYGETPYSYLMTRRVERAKALLRRGDLTVTEVCMAVGCTSLGSFSARFTELVGETPSAYRARSHEPSAVIPPCVARKFTRPRRSGPPLRP, encoded by the coding sequence GTGAAACGGGAGGACCTGGTCAGACTGCGGCAGGCACGGGACCGCATGGACCGTGAGTACGCCGAACCCCTCGACGTCGCCGCGCTCGCGCGCACCGCGCTGATGTCCTGCGGCCACTTCCAGCGCAGCTTCCGCGAGGCCTACGGCGAGACGCCCTACAGCTATCTGATGACCCGCAGGGTCGAGCGCGCCAAGGCACTGCTGCGCCGGGGCGACCTCACCGTCACCGAGGTGTGCATGGCCGTCGGCTGCACCTCGCTCGGCTCGTTCAGCGCCCGGTTCACCGAACTGGTCGGCGAGACCCCGAGCGCGTACCGGGCGCGGTCGCACGAGCCGAGCGCGGTGATCCCGCCGTGCGTGGCCCGCAAGTTCACCCGCCCGCGACGCTCCGGACCTCCTCTACGCCCGTAA
- a CDS encoding VOC family protein — MDLLLHQCFIAVDDHDKAVYFYRDVLGLEVRNDVGFEGMRWVTLGSPLQPDVSIVLEPPGADPDASPADKDALARLLAKGMLRGVIFSTADCDALHARVQEAGVDVLQEPTDQPYGVRDCAFRDPAGNLLRFMERKDAAGRPGG, encoded by the coding sequence ATGGACCTGCTGCTGCACCAGTGCTTCATCGCCGTGGACGACCACGACAAGGCCGTGTACTTCTACCGTGACGTCCTCGGGCTGGAGGTCCGCAACGACGTCGGCTTCGAGGGGATGCGCTGGGTGACCCTCGGCTCACCGCTCCAGCCGGACGTCAGCATCGTGCTGGAACCGCCGGGCGCCGATCCCGACGCCTCCCCCGCCGACAAGGACGCGTTGGCCCGGCTGCTCGCCAAGGGCATGCTGCGCGGGGTCATCTTCTCCACCGCCGACTGCGACGCGCTGCACGCGCGCGTGCAGGAGGCCGGCGTCGACGTGCTGCAGGAGCCGACCGACCAGCCGTACGGGGTGCGTGACTGCGCGTTCCGAGACCCCGCCGGGAACCTGCTGCGGTTCATGGAGCGCAAGGACGCCGCCGGGCGTCCCGGCGGGTGA
- a CDS encoding VOC family protein — MSTPAARPAPAVRWTYAFVDRPAHLFERACAFWTAVTDTGLSGLRGDEGEFVTLMPRGGADACVKVQGVAAGDGGAHLDLAVEDVTAFTAEASRLGAGTAGAHEGWSVLRSPGGLSFCAVPWNGEAKRPPVVADSRLDQVCLDLAPSAFETEVAFWSALLPDWSSRPGSRSEFHVVEQPAGLPIRILLQRLDEERPGGADRASAHLDLACGTDVDAVRVRHEQLGALLVAREPHWTVMRDPAGGLYCLTGRDPETGGLPRTAS, encoded by the coding sequence ATGAGCACCCCGGCCGCCCGCCCCGCCCCCGCCGTCCGCTGGACGTACGCCTTCGTCGACCGGCCCGCCCATCTCTTCGAGCGGGCGTGCGCGTTCTGGACGGCGGTCACCGACACCGGCCTGTCCGGACTGCGCGGCGACGAGGGCGAGTTCGTCACGCTGATGCCGCGGGGCGGCGCGGACGCCTGTGTGAAGGTCCAGGGGGTCGCGGCCGGCGACGGCGGCGCGCATCTCGACCTCGCCGTCGAGGACGTGACCGCGTTCACGGCCGAGGCGTCACGGCTGGGGGCGGGGACGGCCGGCGCGCACGAGGGCTGGTCCGTGCTGCGCTCCCCCGGCGGACTGTCGTTCTGCGCGGTGCCCTGGAACGGGGAGGCAAAGCGGCCGCCCGTGGTGGCGGACAGCCGGCTGGACCAGGTGTGCCTGGATCTCGCGCCGTCCGCGTTCGAAACCGAAGTCGCCTTCTGGAGCGCGCTGTTGCCCGACTGGTCGTCCAGGCCGGGCTCCCGGTCCGAGTTCCATGTGGTCGAACAGCCGGCCGGGCTGCCGATCCGCATCCTGCTCCAGCGGCTCGACGAGGAACGCCCCGGCGGCGCGGACCGGGCCTCGGCCCATCTCGACCTGGCGTGCGGGACGGACGTCGACGCGGTGCGCGTCCGCCACGAGCAGCTCGGCGCGCTCCTGGTCGCGCGCGAGCCGCACTGGACGGTGATGCGCGACCCGGCCGGCGGCCTGTACTGCCTGACCGGACGCGACCCGGAGACCGGCGGCCTGCCGCGAACCGCCTCCTGA
- a CDS encoding dihydrofolate reductase family protein, with the protein MRKLTYYVACSLDGFIGDTTGDATAMLSYVDEEFLDFLKSEYPETVPTAGRRALGFDDLENKRFDTIIQGRVSYDLALKEGNVSPYAHLRQYVASRTLAASPSPEVEIVRDGLLDTVRELKAQDGGLDIYLCGGSRLAGELFDEIDQLVIKTYPMVYGTGMPMFGADCDVARFVLGDVRSFGNGAVVRTYDRSR; encoded by the coding sequence TTGCGAAAGCTCACCTACTACGTCGCCTGCTCCCTCGACGGCTTCATCGGCGACACCACCGGCGACGCCACGGCGATGCTCTCCTACGTCGACGAGGAGTTCCTGGACTTCCTGAAGTCCGAGTACCCGGAGACCGTGCCGACCGCCGGCCGGCGCGCCCTCGGCTTCGACGACCTGGAGAACAAGCGGTTCGACACGATCATCCAGGGCCGGGTCAGCTACGACCTGGCCCTGAAGGAGGGCAACGTCAGCCCGTACGCCCACCTGCGCCAGTACGTCGCCTCCCGCACCCTCGCCGCATCGCCGAGCCCGGAGGTCGAGATCGTCCGGGACGGGCTGCTCGACACGGTGCGTGAGCTGAAGGCGCAGGACGGCGGCCTCGACATCTACCTGTGCGGCGGTTCCCGTCTGGCGGGGGAGCTGTTCGACGAGATCGACCAGCTGGTGATCAAGACGTACCCGATGGTCTACGGCACCGGCATGCCGATGTTCGGCGCCGACTGCGACGTCGCCCGCTTCGTTCTCGGAGACGTGCGCTCCTTCGGCAACGGCGCCGTGGTGCGCACCTACGACCGGTCACGCTGA
- a CDS encoding TetR/AcrR family transcriptional regulator, with product MAGNPERRAALVDAGVEVLAREGARGLTFRAVDAAAAVPVGTASNYFTGRDDLLRQIDARLHVRLAPDPEVLGGLMAQPRDRSLVAAFMHDLMARATRDRTGYLALLEMRLEATRRPELRSSFTASVRGDLREGMDFHRAAGLPGGDETVVVLYLAMLGLLLEHLTLPDVLDGVLPAVSVPDGLIDRIVATVVPEHP from the coding sequence ATGGCCGGAAATCCGGAGCGCCGGGCGGCCCTGGTCGACGCCGGGGTCGAGGTGCTCGCCCGTGAGGGGGCGCGGGGGCTGACCTTCCGTGCGGTGGACGCGGCGGCGGCGGTGCCGGTGGGCACCGCCTCCAACTACTTCACCGGGCGGGACGACCTGCTCCGGCAGATCGACGCCCGGCTGCACGTCCGGCTGGCGCCCGACCCCGAGGTGCTCGGCGGGCTGATGGCACAGCCGCGCGACCGCTCGCTGGTCGCCGCCTTCATGCACGACCTGATGGCCCGCGCGACCCGTGACCGGACGGGCTACCTCGCCCTGCTGGAGATGCGCCTCGAAGCGACCCGGCGTCCTGAACTGCGGTCCTCCTTCACCGCGTCGGTGCGCGGCGACCTCCGGGAAGGGATGGACTTCCACCGTGCGGCGGGCCTGCCCGGCGGCGACGAGACCGTGGTGGTCCTCTACCTCGCCATGCTCGGCCTGCTCCTGGAACACCTGACCCTGCCGGACGTCCTGGACGGCGTCCTGCCCGCCGTCTCCGTGCCGGACGGGCTGATCGACCGCATCGTGGCGACGGTGGTCCCGGAGCACCCCTGA